The stretch of DNA ATTGCAGTAAACATCATTTTGTTTGATCCTTAAACAGTTGAGATGAACATGGGCTCTTCCCAGGAAGTTTGGATTGTACTGGATGAGGTTTCTTATGGAATGGCAGATTTTAATATCAACCTACCTTCCGCATTTGTTGACTCTTCTCTGCGAGCATTTTAGTGAGAAGTTTTCAAGAACTTAAGACTCTGGCTTTTATTATTTAGTGGTAAGAATAGTATACATCATTGTTTATCTTTTTTAAAAGTGATTTCCTTATGAAATTAGCCTGGTCTGGTTAAAATACACATTTTTGTTTACTGGTACCGTGGTAACAATATGAAAAAATTTAAATAGTGTACATGTTTATTACTATTAATATTATTCCCCAAAAGTATCAAAATATTATAAATGTGTGGGGGACGAACATGAGAAAAATATCAATAAAAAAAACGATGGAACACAGTCTTGGGGTGTAAATATCTTTACTGCAAAATCTGCCGAACTTCTCAAAACCGTAAGTTCCTATATAACAGACTCAAGCTGCAACTACGATATTTATATTAATCCGGTGTTGGGTT from Methanosarcina barkeri MS encodes:
- a CDS encoding lectin like domain-containing protein, whose translation is MGDEHEKNINKKNDGTQSWGVNIFTAKSAELLKTVSSYITDSSCNYDIYINPVLGSTNQNYQVFFKNGLALVAGYYTISLDSD